The Lactuca sativa cultivar Salinas chromosome 2, Lsat_Salinas_v11, whole genome shotgun sequence genome includes a window with the following:
- the LOC111887633 gene encoding uncharacterized protein LOC111887633 has product MTNNQNKKSNCPGDTTESRADTPPVPAVLEIDANRSVAQTLVDNTYPCGHKRVGVLEYTVDIMRYSLKIKPDQNDMEKYRIEFTYDAHVDGSITLYFFEIGGEDLAKKLLQTITVEVKKGLCKKFIHTGDLFDLPLHKRGLTEVYHLAIKTHATSCNSKHGSSSDPKDESTDCVTQSTLAVFEKVKGENQVRVTNQIIWVNGQMHVCHDFVGLCKPMGIDRKDLGNNCLLCLSKSYPGIHRPIGNISLSKKEIGQGRDGTLVFEGTYAGREAAVKRTRIMHRDVANNEIQILKEIDHPNIVRFYGKEDDGRFVYTALERCQCNLRELISSCDESDGFKLKLDGFRDLELWKVNVYPSEHLLEILRDIVKGTAHLHELGIFHMNLNSQNILIHRDTSITTKVSGMGRSKRCLSDNKSSLTESTTSKSSFIVSFMIYDMIDYFTDI; this is encoded by the exons ATGACCAACAATCAAAATAAGAAGTCAAATTGCCCGGGGGACACAACGGAGAGTAGAGCAGACACACCGCCGGTCCCAGCGGTGCTAGAGATCGATGCTAATAGATCTGTAGCGCAGACGTTGGTCGATAATACGTATCCATGTGGGCATAAAAGGGTTGGGGTTTTAGAGTACACTGTTGATATCATGAGATATAGCTTGAAGATCAAGCCCGATCAAAATGACATGGAAAAATACCGTATTGAGTTCACTTATGATGCCCATGTTGATGGCAG CATCACTCTTTATTTCTTTGAAATAGGGGGAGAAGACTTAGCTAAAAAGCTGCTTCAAACCATTACAGTAGAAGTCAAAAAAGGATTGTGCAAGAAATTTATACATACAGGAGATCTATTTGACCTTCCCTTACATAAGAGAGGTTTAACAGAGGTTTATCATTTAGCAATAAAGACACATGCAACTTCATGCAACTCAAAACATGGAAGTTCTTCGGACCCAAAAGATGAAAGTACAGACTGTGTTACCCAATCAACTCTAGCAGTGTTTGAGAAGGTGAAGGGTGAAAACCAGGTTAGGGTTACAAACCAGATCATATGGGTGAATGGACAGATGCATGTGTGTCATGATTTTGTTGGATTATGTAAGCCCATGGGTATTGATCGGAAAGATCTTGGTAACAATTGTCTTCTATGTTTATCAAAAAGCTACCCTGGTATACATCGTCCAATTGGGAACATATCACTTTCTAAAAAAGAAATTGGGCAGGGGAGGGATGGAACTCTTGTATTCGAGGGAACTTATGCTGGTAGAGAGGCTGCTGTGAAAAGGACTCGTATTATGCATCGTGATGTTGCAAACAACGAGATTCAAATTTTGAAGGAAATTGATCATCCTAATATTGTTCGGTTTTATGGTAAGGAGGATGATGGACGTTTTGTTTATACTGCTCTTGAGAGGTGTCAATGCAATTTACGTGAGTTGATATCGTCATGTGATGAATCGGATGGATTCAAGCTGAAACTGGACGGTTTCAGGGATTTGGAACTATGGAAGGTCAATGTATATCCTTCAGAGCACTTGTTGGAAATTTTAAG GGATATAGTTAAAGGAACTGCCCATTTACATGAACTTGGAATTTTTCACATGAACTTGAACTCTCAAAACATCTTAATACACAGAGATACTTCCATTACGACAAAAGTCTCCGGAATGGGCAGAAGCAAGCGCTGCCTATCTGACAATAAATCTTCTTTAACCGAAAGCACAACAAGCAAGTCTTCTTTTATTGtttcatttatgatttatgatatgaTAGATTACTTTACTGATATTTGA